A DNA window from Paenarthrobacter aurescens TC1 contains the following coding sequences:
- the pyc gene encoding Pyruvate carboxylase (identified by match to protein family HMM PF00289; match to protein family HMM PF00364; match to protein family HMM PF00682; match to protein family HMM PF02436; match to protein family HMM PF02785; match to protein family HMM PF02786; match to protein family HMM TIGR01235), which yields MFRKVLVANRGEIAIRAFRAAYELGAQTVAVFPWEDRGSEHRLKADESYQIGERGHPVRAYLDPELIVGTAVAAGADAIYPGYGFLSENPELAETCAAAGLAFIGPSSDVLTLTGNKARAIAAARAAGVPTLASIYPSTDVDVLIAAARDLRYPLFVKAVAGGGGRGMRRVDNPDDLRDALETCMREAEGAFGDPTVFIEQAVVTPRHIEVQILADGEGNVVHLYDRDCSVQRRHQKVVEIAPAPNLDSALRDRMCADAVRFAREIGYVNAGTVEFLLDPEGNYVFIEMNPRIQVEHTVTEEVTDIDLVQAQMRIAAGETLDDLGIDQSKVRLRGAALQCRITTEDPANGFRPDTGVITTYRSPGGSGVRLDGGTTYTGAEVSGHFDSMLTKLTCRGRDFQIAVDRARRAVAEFRIRGVATNIPFLQAVLDDPDFRSGRIDTSFIETHPRLLTARSSADRGTKLLNYLADVTVNQPNGPLPLALDPSTKLPKLEQGSLPGGSRQRLLELGPDAFARALRQSATVGVTDTTFRDAHQSLLATRVRTRDLLNVAGHVAHTTPELLSLETWGGATYDVALRFLAEDPWERLAAVREAVPNICLQMLLRGRNTVGYTPYPGIVTSAFVEESARTGIDIFRIFDALNDVDQLRPAIDAVRETGTAIAEVALCYTGNLIDPNERLYTLDYYLRLAESIVDAGAHVLAIKDMAGLLRAPAATTLVTALRDRFDLPVHLHTHDTPGGQLGTLLAAIEAGVDAVDAACAALSGTTSQPSLSSLVAATDGTERATGLSLKAVCDLEPYWEATRRLYAPFESGLPAPTGRVYNHEIPGGQLSNLRQQAIALGLGHKFEQVEDMYAAANSMLGNPVKVTPSSKVVGDLALHLVAVGADPVEFDERPENYDLPDSVIGFLAGDLGEPPGGWPEPFRSRALEGRSHKAPAEVLTAAQATALIMKPRETLNELLFPAPTREFRESRERFGDLSVLSTADFFYGLVPGEEHGVEIEEGKTLILGLQSISEPDQRGMRTVMCTINGQLRPIGVRDRSVEADAPAQEKADRSQPGHVAAPFGGVVTPAVAAGDLVTAGDTVATIEAMKMEASITTPIDGVVERVALSHTQQVEGGDLVVVVLAT from the coding sequence ATGTTCCGGAAGGTTCTGGTCGCAAACCGCGGAGAGATCGCGATCAGGGCCTTTCGCGCGGCCTACGAGCTCGGTGCCCAGACCGTGGCCGTCTTCCCATGGGAAGACCGCGGTTCTGAGCACCGGCTCAAGGCCGATGAGTCGTATCAGATCGGAGAGCGCGGGCACCCAGTCCGCGCATACCTGGATCCGGAGTTGATCGTTGGCACCGCTGTTGCGGCAGGGGCTGACGCGATCTATCCGGGCTACGGCTTCCTCTCGGAGAATCCCGAGCTCGCCGAGACGTGCGCCGCTGCCGGGCTCGCGTTCATCGGGCCCAGCTCCGACGTCCTCACGTTGACCGGCAACAAGGCGCGCGCGATCGCAGCGGCGAGAGCGGCCGGCGTTCCGACGCTCGCGAGCATCTATCCGAGCACGGACGTCGACGTCCTGATTGCTGCGGCAAGGGACCTGCGCTATCCGTTGTTCGTCAAGGCCGTGGCCGGCGGCGGAGGTCGCGGGATGCGTCGTGTTGACAATCCGGACGACCTGCGCGACGCCCTCGAAACCTGTATGAGAGAAGCGGAAGGGGCCTTTGGTGACCCAACGGTGTTCATCGAACAGGCCGTCGTCACCCCTCGCCACATCGAGGTGCAAATTCTCGCGGACGGCGAGGGGAACGTTGTCCACCTCTACGACCGCGATTGCTCCGTACAGCGACGCCACCAGAAGGTCGTAGAGATTGCACCAGCGCCGAACCTCGACTCGGCGCTGCGCGACCGCATGTGTGCAGACGCCGTCCGTTTCGCCAGGGAGATCGGATACGTCAACGCCGGTACCGTGGAATTTCTTCTCGACCCTGAGGGCAACTACGTCTTCATCGAGATGAATCCCCGCATCCAGGTTGAGCACACCGTGACCGAAGAAGTCACCGACATCGACCTGGTTCAGGCACAGATGCGCATCGCGGCGGGCGAGACGCTTGACGACCTTGGCATCGATCAGTCGAAGGTACGACTGCGCGGTGCAGCGCTGCAGTGTCGCATCACCACCGAAGATCCCGCCAACGGCTTCAGACCCGACACGGGCGTCATCACCACCTACAGGTCACCGGGTGGTTCGGGTGTTCGTCTCGACGGAGGCACCACGTACACAGGAGCAGAGGTCTCGGGACACTTCGACTCGATGCTCACCAAGCTCACCTGCCGAGGACGTGACTTCCAGATCGCCGTCGACCGGGCCCGACGAGCCGTGGCTGAGTTCCGTATCCGCGGTGTGGCGACCAACATCCCGTTCCTTCAAGCGGTGCTCGATGACCCGGACTTCCGCAGCGGTCGGATCGATACCAGCTTCATCGAGACCCACCCGCGTCTGCTCACTGCGCGTTCGTCAGCTGATCGCGGGACCAAGCTCCTCAACTACCTGGCTGATGTGACGGTCAACCAGCCCAACGGTCCACTGCCCCTCGCGCTGGACCCCTCCACGAAGCTCCCGAAGCTTGAGCAGGGCTCACTGCCCGGCGGCTCTCGACAGCGTCTACTCGAGCTCGGACCAGACGCCTTTGCTCGCGCGCTGCGTCAGAGTGCCACTGTCGGCGTCACCGACACCACCTTCCGTGATGCCCACCAGTCCCTTCTGGCAACGCGCGTCCGTACTCGCGACCTCCTCAATGTTGCTGGGCACGTCGCTCACACCACGCCCGAACTGCTCTCCCTGGAGACCTGGGGCGGCGCCACGTATGACGTCGCTCTCCGGTTTCTCGCCGAGGACCCATGGGAGCGACTCGCGGCCGTGCGGGAAGCTGTGCCGAACATCTGTCTCCAGATGCTCCTCCGGGGCCGGAACACAGTGGGCTACACGCCATACCCGGGGATCGTCACGTCAGCCTTCGTCGAAGAATCCGCCAGGACCGGTATCGACATCTTCCGCATCTTCGACGCTCTCAACGACGTTGACCAGCTCCGTCCTGCCATTGATGCAGTCAGAGAAACCGGAACGGCGATCGCCGAGGTTGCGCTCTGCTACACCGGCAACCTCATCGACCCCAACGAGCGCCTCTACACACTCGACTACTACTTGCGCCTGGCCGAATCGATTGTCGACGCAGGCGCCCACGTCCTAGCCATCAAGGACATGGCGGGCCTGTTGCGTGCTCCGGCGGCGACGACGCTCGTAACGGCTCTCAGGGATCGTTTCGACCTGCCCGTCCACCTTCACACCCACGACACCCCTGGCGGTCAGCTCGGCACACTGCTTGCGGCGATCGAAGCAGGAGTCGATGCCGTCGACGCAGCCTGCGCAGCGCTGTCGGGCACAACCAGCCAGCCATCGCTCTCATCCCTCGTTGCAGCGACTGACGGAACCGAACGTGCGACGGGCCTATCCCTCAAGGCCGTCTGTGACCTCGAGCCGTACTGGGAAGCGACGCGGCGCCTGTACGCGCCGTTCGAATCCGGTTTGCCGGCTCCGACGGGGCGTGTGTATAACCACGAGATTCCCGGCGGCCAACTCTCTAATCTTCGTCAGCAAGCGATCGCCTTGGGACTTGGGCACAAGTTCGAGCAAGTCGAAGACATGTATGCGGCCGCTAACTCGATGCTGGGCAATCCCGTCAAGGTGACGCCCTCCTCGAAGGTCGTGGGTGACCTTGCTCTGCATCTTGTGGCGGTGGGCGCGGATCCCGTCGAGTTCGACGAGCGGCCCGAGAACTACGACCTGCCGGATTCGGTGATCGGGTTCCTTGCTGGTGATCTTGGTGAACCTCCGGGCGGTTGGCCGGAGCCTTTCCGGTCGAGGGCTCTCGAAGGTCGGTCGCACAAGGCGCCAGCGGAGGTACTCACTGCGGCCCAGGCAACAGCCCTGATCATGAAACCGCGCGAGACGCTCAACGAGCTGCTCTTCCCTGCACCGACCCGGGAGTTTCGCGAATCGCGCGAACGCTTCGGTGACCTATCAGTCCTGTCGACCGCGGACTTCTTCTACGGGCTCGTGCCAGGGGAGGAGCATGGGGTTGAGATTGAGGAGGGCAAGACGCTCATCCTCGGCTTGCAGTCCATCTCTGAGCCGGATCAACGCGGCATGCGCACGGTGATGTGCACCATCAACGGTCAATTGCGTCCGATCGGCGTACGCGATCGCTCCGTAGAAGCGGATGCTCCAGCGCAGGAGAAGGCGGACCGTTCGCAGCCCGGCCACGTAGCCGCGCCTTTCGGCGGCGTGGTGACACCGGCGGTCGCCGCCGGCGACCTGGTGACGGCAGGCGACACAGTCGCCACGATCGAAGCGATGAAGATGGAAGCTTCCATCACCACACCAATCGACGGCGTCGTCGAGAGGGTCGCCCTATCTCACACCCAGCAGGTTGAGGGCGGTGACCTCGTGGTGGTGGTCCTCGCGACATGA
- a CDS encoding putative transcription factor WhiB family (identified by match to protein family HMM PF02467) has translation MIPSSERGRRNTDAWWSAAACADEDPDLFFPIGTRGPARAQFEEARVICLSCPVRTRCLEYAMKTGAEFGMWGGTTPDERKRIGRRAEASRTRAIRQRLGGQRLAGTAFTPVSDGPRGTLPAKERDSRDRARSRPI, from the coding sequence ATGATTCCGTCCTCCGAGCGCGGCCGCCGTAACACGGATGCCTGGTGGAGCGCGGCCGCCTGCGCCGACGAAGACCCAGATCTGTTCTTCCCCATTGGCACGAGGGGCCCGGCGAGAGCCCAGTTCGAGGAAGCTCGAGTGATCTGCCTCAGTTGCCCGGTTCGGACTCGGTGCCTGGAGTACGCAATGAAAACCGGCGCAGAGTTCGGCATGTGGGGCGGCACGACCCCTGACGAACGCAAACGTATCGGGCGCCGGGCCGAGGCATCTCGCACGCGAGCGATCCGCCAGCGGCTTGGCGGACAACGACTTGCCGGGACGGCCTTCACGCCCGTGTCGGACGGACCAAGAGGCACTCTGCCGGCCAAGGAGCGGGATTCGCGGGACCGGGCCCGCTCCCGACCCATCTGA
- a CDS encoding hypothetical protein (identified by Glimmer2; putative), with amino-acid sequence MQDVSAANGDEVSALRPPPVTANAVLVEERGVVAEYLAPAVDHAEDHEAPFKTGAVHVARGVCLHMPAACRLHDHLARRRGRDAARAAHAALRVRGGMEHGDSGQCRRSDDEWPAPPCCLQLHRILLLSDCAAQQRDVLTQQVTEMSHNLLAPARAPLVRNTYWSGACQMVVSASSAYRRHRSIFWTSCDSK; translated from the coding sequence TTGCAGGATGTATCCGCTGCGAACGGCGACGAAGTGAGCGCACTGAGGCCCCCGCCCGTAACTGCGAACGCAGTTCTCGTCGAAGAGCGAGGCGTTGTTGCCGAATACCTGGCCCCGGCCGTCGATCATGCCGAAGATCACGAAGCGCCCTTCAAAACGGGTGCCGTCCACGTGGCCAGGGGGGTGTGCCTCCATATGCCCGCGGCCTGCCGTTTGCATGACCATCTGGCCCGCCGGCGCGGCCGTGACGCGGCGCGTGCCGCGCACGCTGCTCTGCGCGTCCGCGGTGGCATGGAGCATGGGGACAGCGGCCAGTGCCGCCGCTCCGACGACGAGTGGCCAGCGCCACCGTGCTGTCTTCAACTGCACAGGATCCTCCTGCTATCGGACTGCGCGGCACAACAACGTGACGTGCTTACGCAGCAAGTGACTGAGATGTCGCACAATCTGCTGGCGCCGGCCCGCGCGCCACTAGTCCGCAATACCTACTGGTCAGGGGCATGTCAGATGGTCGTGTCCGCAAGCTCGGCGTACCGCCGGCACAGGTCCATCTTCTGGACTAGTTGCGACAGCAAATGA
- a CDS encoding hypothetical protein (identified by Glimmer2; putative): MSRRIRRRAWATAAGLGLGLAALTPGVAAAQSVAPQMVNTDDGGLLGGGSGGGLLGGSGGGLLGGDGSGSGSGGGLLGGSGPGSQGGSSTASPGGNPIGTVVGTVNDALGKVTLSNDLLQKLSGAAGPNSTPTLSIDEARTKLFGSGWDNPNIVRGRAVGNTTWLMDYGGTIILHDSTIEDQLTDTGANKNTNGYVTLGDVIAAKPAAILQGVRPAGTTGQHQPRRAVAERDLRRRQPRGHERPRRADQGQDIGSRTRCERLAPRRPGAEVPREHRRSDRGTTRRLGIPPVCRAAPSGCRCFGASVPRSRDGVRRSHRSAYRPR, translated from the coding sequence ATGTCACGAAGGATTCGGCGGCGCGCTTGGGCCACCGCTGCGGGCTTGGGGCTCGGACTCGCAGCACTGACTCCCGGCGTTGCCGCCGCACAGTCGGTTGCGCCGCAGATGGTGAACACCGACGATGGCGGCCTCCTCGGTGGTGGCTCAGGCGGCGGCCTGCTCGGTGGTTCCGGCGGCGGCCTCCTCGGGGGCGACGGTAGCGGAAGTGGCTCCGGCGGCGGCCTGCTCGGCGGCTCCGGTCCCGGGTCGCAGGGCGGGTCGAGCACGGCGAGCCCGGGCGGAAACCCCATCGGCACCGTGGTCGGTACGGTCAACGACGCGCTGGGTAAGGTCACACTGAGCAACGATCTGCTGCAGAAGCTGTCTGGAGCTGCCGGCCCCAACTCCACTCCCACGCTCTCCATCGACGAGGCCCGGACGAAGCTGTTTGGCTCTGGGTGGGACAACCCCAACATCGTCCGCGGCCGGGCAGTGGGCAACACCACCTGGCTGATGGACTACGGCGGCACGATCATCCTCCACGACTCGACGATCGAGGACCAGCTCACCGACACGGGGGCGAACAAGAACACCAATGGGTACGTCACCCTCGGAGACGTGATCGCCGCGAAGCCGGCTGCGATACTTCAGGGCGTACGTCCTGCCGGTACGACTGGACAGCACCAGCCTCGACGGGCTGTTGCCGAGCGTGATCTACGTCGACGCCAACCGCGTGGGCATGAGCGGCCTCGTCGAGCTGATCAAGGCCAAGATATCGGGAGCCGCACCCGCTGTGAGCGGCTCGCTCCTCGACGGCCGGGTGCCGAGGTCCCCCGAGAGCATCGACGCTCTGATCGCGGAACGACCCGACGGTTGGGAATACCTCCTGTATGCCGGGCTGCTCCGAGCGGGTGTCGATGCTTTGGAGCCTCGGTACCGCGATCACGCGATGGAGTACGCCGCTCCCACCGGTCGGCATATCGCCCGCGATGA
- a CDS encoding hypothetical protein (identified by Glimmer2; putative): protein MGDALSIAGNFSAVLDPRAQEAAFGAPGEPGDVDRIRHMAERFVSVYGDFMSWAASLRGASVLGEHAREAIRLLASTSNHQVDELRRFVDEFVAECDTLSERLERGETVNIQMRVTLDLDDELMDQYLEELRRAVEDAD from the coding sequence ATGGGCGACGCCCTCTCGATCGCAGGCAACTTCAGCGCCGTGCTCGACCCGCGCGCTCAGGAGGCCGCTTTCGGTGCCCCCGGAGAACCAGGCGACGTTGACAGGATCCGACACATGGCCGAGCGCTTCGTCTCGGTCTACGGCGACTTCATGAGTTGGGCTGCGAGCCTCCGAGGGGCTTCAGTCCTGGGTGAGCACGCCCGGGAGGCCATCCGTCTGTTGGCTAGCACCTCAAACCACCAAGTCGACGAATTGCGCCGCTTCGTGGACGAGTTCGTAGCCGAATGCGACACGCTCAGCGAGCGGCTTGAGCGCGGAGAGACCGTCAACATCCAGATGAGGGTGACGCTCGACCTCGACGACGAGCTCATGGACCAGTACCTAGAGGAGCTGCGCCGCGCGGTCGAGGACGCTGATTAG
- the dnaG gene encoding DNA primase (identified by match to protein family HMM PF01751), which yields MTRAPSRDQLIAANEDAAEFYRRHLLGPDGAGPRRYLTQRGFATLLNDTPWTVGHAPATWTPLHDHLSELGYSDEAQLGAGLTSISRRGHMIDRFRDRITFGIRDQQDQLVGFTARTGPVGRDPKYLNTPRTDLFDKSAELFGLGEATRSPAQTCVLVEGPLDAIAVTIAEPATAAQALCGTALTDKHARLLRSASHEQLILAFDGDPAGARGLDNAASVMCDDRAVAVRRPQQDPAGFLANEGPLALSAALSSARPAAEVLLEAHLAKWPDRLDSAEAAIGCLREAATMIARIRPADVAALATRLSHETRLPTLTVSTELADALNSRDSTRMSSTSHRVDREHVALTHMDRWQTRSAPGPQR from the coding sequence ATGACCCGCGCTCCGTCGCGCGATCAGCTCATCGCCGCCAACGAAGACGCCGCCGAGTTCTACCGCCGTCACCTGCTCGGCCCCGACGGCGCCGGCCCCCGCAGGTATCTGACTCAACGCGGCTTCGCGACGCTCCTTAACGACACGCCTTGGACGGTTGGCCACGCGCCCGCTACCTGGACGCCACTGCACGACCACCTCTCCGAGCTGGGCTATTCCGACGAAGCGCAGCTCGGAGCCGGACTGACCTCGATCAGCCGGCGTGGACACATGATCGACCGCTTCCGCGACCGCATCACCTTCGGCATACGCGACCAACAAGATCAACTCGTCGGCTTCACCGCCCGCACTGGCCCAGTAGGCCGCGACCCGAAGTACCTCAACACTCCGAGGACCGACCTGTTCGACAAGAGCGCAGAGTTGTTCGGGCTCGGCGAGGCGACTAGGTCGCCAGCCCAAACCTGCGTCTTGGTCGAAGGGCCGCTCGACGCTATCGCCGTCACCATCGCCGAACCCGCGACCGCCGCACAGGCGCTCTGCGGCACCGCGCTCACAGACAAGCACGCCCGACTCCTCCGCTCGGCGTCCCACGAGCAGCTGATCCTGGCCTTCGACGGGGACCCCGCCGGAGCACGCGGACTCGACAACGCAGCGTCAGTAATGTGCGACGACCGGGCTGTGGCCGTCCGGCGCCCGCAGCAAGATCCGGCCGGCTTCCTCGCTAATGAAGGGCCGCTGGCGCTCTCGGCGGCACTCTCCTCAGCTCGTCCAGCGGCAGAGGTGCTCCTCGAGGCACACCTCGCCAAGTGGCCAGACCGCCTCGACAGCGCTGAGGCGGCGATCGGATGCTTGCGTGAAGCGGCAACGATGATCGCGCGGATAAGGCCGGCCGACGTAGCAGCACTCGCCACACGTCTGAGCCACGAAACCAGGCTTCCGACACTTACTGTTTCAACCGAGCTCGCCGACGCGCTCAACTCGCGCGACTCCACTCGCATGTCTTCCACAAGTCACCGTGTGGACCGCGAACACGTTGCACTAACCCACATGGATCGATGGCAAACCCGCTCAGCGCCGGGTCCTCAGAGGTAG
- a CDS encoding hypothetical protein (identified by Glimmer2; putative): MPTPSHFAAPISGGAVLQPALNNPAFNTAPRRAPAPATYGTLMRTARDALDDAIAHSNDRPPDRDTALRELLGYERFLYATGGHLRQLVTLADLHTDALRRLTNRLDTSNRPDARESTWLHAATIINAAHDLVATHLLDGTPRTVEAEEILLRPASAAASRDVIAMILDAIDGSRQLMHQAARAQQRGHGASLIPARMFAHLQATNHAVSLCARATMYDLAQLPTSPTNPLHDLQPALPTQLTVAPPPITSPLAALRVLRQLNHDQARGLTTASPASLRDVALLGARVASTDVLPSTGDDRPLTRLQRAHAEDQLDAARSAWTRASTELTTAVRGLTKAPGAYGTAIRTLLDQPLDERTQRALLTALPALGRDAARTVQTLARRGGLVTRQPIPLQPRTAWRAITDEHAAALTERFGTAALTSSRALAAVRDLQRPSAPPREALPREQVLQRHLSHSLEQQGAAR, encoded by the coding sequence ATGCCCACTCCAAGCCACTTCGCTGCACCCATTTCGGGAGGTGCCGTGCTGCAGCCTGCCCTGAACAACCCTGCCTTCAACACAGCCCCACGCCGGGCGCCCGCTCCGGCGACCTACGGGACGTTGATGCGGACGGCGCGGGACGCCCTTGACGACGCCATCGCGCACTCGAATGACCGCCCGCCGGACCGTGACACTGCGTTACGGGAGCTGCTCGGCTACGAGCGTTTCCTCTACGCAACCGGCGGCCACCTGCGCCAGCTCGTCACGCTCGCGGACCTGCACACCGACGCGCTGCGCCGGCTCACGAATCGCCTCGACACAAGCAACCGCCCCGACGCCCGTGAAAGCACCTGGCTGCACGCGGCCACGATCATCAACGCCGCCCACGATCTGGTCGCGACCCATCTCCTCGACGGCACCCCACGCACGGTCGAAGCCGAAGAGATCCTCCTGCGACCCGCCTCGGCCGCAGCCAGCCGCGACGTCATCGCGATGATCCTCGACGCCATCGACGGCTCACGCCAGCTGATGCACCAGGCTGCCCGAGCACAACAACGCGGACACGGCGCCTCGCTGATCCCCGCGCGCATGTTCGCCCATCTCCAGGCGACCAACCACGCGGTCTCGCTCTGCGCTAGAGCCACGATGTACGACCTCGCCCAGCTCCCAACCAGCCCGACCAACCCGCTGCACGACCTGCAGCCCGCCCTGCCTACGCAGCTCACGGTGGCGCCCCCGCCGATCACCAGCCCGTTGGCTGCACTACGGGTCTTGCGGCAGCTGAACCACGACCAGGCCCGCGGGCTCACCACGGCCAGCCCGGCCAGCCTCCGCGACGTCGCCCTCCTCGGCGCACGCGTCGCCTCCACAGATGTCCTCCCCAGCACCGGCGACGATCGGCCGCTCACCCGACTCCAACGCGCTCACGCAGAGGACCAGCTCGACGCCGCCAGAAGCGCCTGGACGAGAGCCTCCACCGAGCTCACGACCGCGGTCCGGGGACTCACCAAGGCTCCCGGCGCCTACGGAACAGCTATCCGCACTCTCCTCGATCAGCCACTGGACGAGCGCACCCAGCGTGCCCTCCTCACCGCCCTTCCCGCCCTGGGCCGAGACGCCGCCCGCACCGTGCAGACCCTCGCCCGACGCGGCGGCCTGGTCACACGCCAACCCATCCCCCTACAGCCGCGAACCGCATGGCGCGCCATCACCGACGAGCACGCAGCCGCCCTCACCGAACGGTTCGGAACCGCCGCACTGACCTCATCCCGGGCTCTCGCCGCGGTCCGCGACCTGCAGCGACCCTCCGCACCGCCGCGGGAGGCCCTCCCACGCGAGCAAGTTCTGCAAAGGCACCTTTCCCACTCCCTCGAGCAACAAGGAGCGGCCCGATGA